Proteins co-encoded in one Paraburkholderia terrae genomic window:
- a CDS encoding DNA-directed RNA polymerase subunit alpha, which yields MQTSLLKPKIIAVESLGESHAKVVMEPFERGYGHTLGNALRRVLLSSMVGYAPTEVTIAGVVHEYSTLDGVQEDVVNLLLNLKGVVFKLHNRDEVTVTLRKEGEGVVTAGDIELAHDCEVINPDHVIAHLSKGGKLDVQIKVEKGRGYVPGNVRRYGEESAKIIGRIVLDASFSPVRRVSYAVESARVEQRTDLDKLVMNIETNGVISPEEAIRQSARILVDQLSVFAALEGTEAAAEAPSRAPQIDPILLRPVDDLELTVRSANCLKAENIYYIGDLIQRTENELLKTPNLGRKSLNEIKEVLASRGLTLGMKLENWPPAGLDK from the coding sequence ATGCAAACCAGTTTGTTGAAGCCCAAGATCATCGCTGTTGAATCGCTTGGCGAAAGCCACGCGAAAGTGGTCATGGAACCGTTTGAACGGGGTTATGGCCACACCTTGGGTAACGCGCTTCGGCGTGTATTGCTGTCGTCGATGGTGGGCTACGCGCCGACCGAAGTGACGATCGCAGGCGTCGTGCATGAATACTCGACGCTCGATGGTGTGCAGGAGGACGTGGTCAACCTGTTGTTGAACCTGAAGGGCGTGGTGTTCAAGCTGCATAACCGTGACGAAGTGACGGTTACGCTGCGCAAGGAAGGCGAAGGCGTTGTCACGGCTGGTGACATCGAACTCGCGCACGACTGCGAAGTGATCAACCCGGATCACGTGATTGCTCATCTGTCGAAGGGCGGTAAGCTCGACGTGCAGATCAAGGTCGAAAAGGGCCGTGGTTATGTCCCGGGCAACGTGCGTCGTTACGGCGAAGAATCGGCCAAGATCATCGGTCGTATCGTGCTGGATGCGTCGTTCTCGCCGGTTCGCCGCGTGAGCTACGCCGTGGAAAGCGCGCGTGTCGAACAGCGTACCGACCTCGACAAGCTCGTGATGAACATCGAAACCAACGGCGTGATTTCGCCGGAAGAAGCGATCCGTCAATCGGCGCGTATTCTGGTCGATCAGCTGTCGGTGTTCGCAGCGCTGGAAGGCACGGAAGCAGCGGCAGAAGCACCGTCGCGCGCTCCGCAGATCGATCCGATCCTGCTGCGTCCGGTCGATGATCTCGAACTGACGGTTCGTTCCGCGAACTGCCTGAAGGCCGAGAACATCTATTACATCGGCGATCTGATCCAACGCACGGAAAACGAGCTGCTGAAGACGCCGAACCTGGGTCGCAAGTCGCTGAACGAGATCAAGGAAGTACTCGCTTCGCGTGGCCTGACGCTCGGCATGAAGCTCGAAAACTGGCCGCCGGCTGGTCTCGACAAGTAA
- the rpsD gene encoding 30S ribosomal protein S4, producing the protein MARYIGPKAKLSRREGTDLFLKSARRSLADKCKLDSKPGQHGRTSGARTSDYGTQLREKQKVKRIYGVLERQFRRYFAEADRRKGNTGENLLKLLESRLDNVVYRMGFGSTRAEARQLVSHKSITVNGVVANIPSLQVKAGDVVAVREQSKKQARILEALSLAEQGGLPQWVAVDSKKFEGTFKQMPERSDIAGDINESLIVELYSR; encoded by the coding sequence GTGGCACGCTATATCGGCCCTAAAGCCAAGCTGTCTCGCCGTGAAGGCACCGATCTCTTCCTGAAGAGCGCCCGTCGTTCGCTCGCTGACAAGTGCAAGCTTGACAGCAAGCCTGGTCAACATGGCCGCACCTCGGGCGCACGTACGTCCGACTACGGCACGCAGCTGCGCGAAAAGCAAAAAGTGAAGCGCATCTACGGCGTGCTCGAGCGCCAGTTCCGCCGCTACTTCGCTGAAGCCGACCGTCGCAAGGGCAACACGGGTGAAAACCTGCTGAAGCTGCTCGAGTCGCGTCTGGACAACGTCGTGTATCGCATGGGCTTCGGTTCGACGCGCGCTGAAGCGCGTCAGCTCGTGAGCCACAAGTCGATCACGGTGAACGGCGTCGTCGCGAACATCCCGTCGCTGCAAGTCAAGGCTGGCGACGTGGTTGCCGTGCGCGAACAGTCGAAGAAGCAGGCTCGTATTCTCGAAGCGCTGTCGCTCGCCGAACAGGGCGGTCTGCCGCAGTGGGTTGCTGTCGATTCGAAGAAGTTCGAAGGCACGTTCAAGCAAATGCCGGAACGCAGCGACATCGCTGGCGACATCAACGAAAGCCTGATCGTCGAATTGTATTCGCGCTAA
- the rpsK gene encoding 30S ribosomal protein S11 — MAKASNNSAAQRVRKKVKKNVAEGVVHVHASFNNTIITITDRQGNALAWATSGGQGFKGSRKSTPFAAQVAAESAGRVAMEYGVKNLEVRIKGPGPGRESAVRALHGLGIKITAISDVTPVPHNGCRPPKRRRI; from the coding sequence ATGGCTAAGGCTTCGAACAACTCCGCGGCGCAACGCGTTCGCAAGAAGGTCAAGAAGAACGTCGCCGAGGGCGTGGTTCACGTTCACGCGTCGTTCAACAACACCATCATCACGATCACCGATCGTCAAGGCAATGCATTGGCTTGGGCGACGTCGGGTGGTCAGGGCTTCAAGGGTTCGCGTAAATCGACCCCGTTTGCAGCTCAGGTCGCCGCTGAATCGGCTGGCCGCGTGGCGATGGAATACGGCGTGAAGAACCTCGAAGTGCGGATCAAGGGCCCTGGCCCTGGCCGTGAGTCCGCGGTGCGCGCGCTGCATGGTCTTGGCATCAAGATCACCGCGATCTCCGACGTGACGCCGGTTCCGCACAACGGCTGCCGTCCGCCGAAGCGTCGTCGTATCTAA
- the rpsM gene encoding 30S ribosomal protein S13, translating to MARIAGVNIPNHQHTEIGLTAIYGIGRTRSRDICVAAGVAFSKKVKDLNDADLEKLREEVGKFIVEGDLRRETTMNIKRLMDLGCYRGVRHRKGLPLRGQRTRTNARTRKGPRRAAQSLKK from the coding sequence ATGGCTCGTATCGCAGGGGTTAACATCCCGAACCACCAGCATACCGAAATCGGCCTGACGGCAATTTACGGTATCGGCCGCACGCGCTCGCGCGACATTTGCGTCGCAGCTGGTGTGGCATTTTCGAAGAAGGTCAAGGACCTGAACGACGCAGACCTCGAAAAGCTGCGTGAAGAAGTCGGCAAGTTCATCGTTGAAGGCGATCTGCGCCGTGAAACGACGATGAACATTAAGCGCCTGATGGATCTCGGCTGCTATCGTGGCGTGCGCCATCGTAAGGGCCTGCCCCTGCGCGGCCAGCGCACGCGTACGAATGCCCGTACGCGCAAGGGTCCGCGTCGTGCAGCGCAATCGCTGAAGAAGTAA
- the rpmJ gene encoding 50S ribosomal protein L36 gives MKVMASVKRICRNCKIIKRKGVVRVICSSDPRHKQRQG, from the coding sequence ATGAAAGTGATGGCATCGGTTAAGCGCATTTGCCGCAATTGCAAGATCATCAAGCGCAAGGGCGTCGTTCGCGTGATTTGCAGCTCTGATCCGCGCCACAAGCAGCGTCAAGGCTGA
- the infA gene encoding translation initiation factor IF-1 gives MAKDDVIQMQGEVIENLPNATFRVKLENGHVVLGHISGKMRMHYIRILPGDKVTVELTPYDLSRARIVFRAK, from the coding sequence ATGGCCAAAGACGATGTAATCCAGATGCAGGGCGAGGTTATCGAAAACCTCCCCAACGCTACCTTTCGGGTGAAGCTGGAAAACGGCCATGTCGTATTGGGACACATATCCGGCAAGATGCGGATGCACTACATCCGTATCCTTCCGGGCGACAAGGTTACGGTTGAATTGACGCCTTACGATCTGTCGCGTGCGCGGATCGTGTTCCGGGCGAAGTGA
- the secY gene encoding preprotein translocase subunit SecY translates to MANSPSLAKPGRSAAKFGDLRRRAVFLLLALVVYRIGAHIPVPGIDPDQLAKLFQSQSGGILGMFNMFSGGALSRFTIFALGIMPYISASIIMQLLAIVSPQLEALKKEGQAGQRKITQYTRVFTVVLATFQAFGIAVALENQPALVIDPGMVFRLTTVVTLVTGTMFLMWLGEQITERGLGNGISIIIFGGIAAGFPNAIGGLFELVRTGSMSIISAIIVVALIAAVTYLVVFIERGQRKILVNYAKRQVGNKIYGGQSSHLPLKLNMSGVIPPIFASSIILFPATILNWFSSGSRTGWFADTLHNVAEALKPGQPVYVLLYALAIVFFCFFYTALVFNSRETADNLKKSGAFVPGIRPGDQTARYIDRILTRLTLAGAIYIVFVCLLPEFLVLRWNVPFYFGGTSLLIIVVVTMDFMAQVQSYVMSQQYESLLKKANFKGGGVPMR, encoded by the coding sequence TTGGCTAACAGCCCGAGTCTCGCAAAACCCGGTCGAAGCGCGGCGAAGTTTGGCGATCTGCGTCGGCGTGCAGTGTTCCTGCTGCTGGCGCTAGTTGTCTACCGCATCGGCGCGCATATTCCGGTGCCGGGTATCGACCCGGACCAGCTGGCAAAGTTGTTTCAGAGCCAGTCGGGCGGCATCCTTGGCATGTTCAACATGTTCTCGGGTGGCGCACTTTCGCGGTTCACGATTTTCGCGCTGGGGATCATGCCGTACATCTCGGCGTCGATCATCATGCAGTTGCTGGCGATTGTCTCGCCGCAACTCGAAGCGCTGAAGAAGGAAGGACAGGCGGGTCAACGGAAGATTACGCAGTACACGCGTGTCTTCACGGTGGTTCTTGCCACGTTCCAGGCTTTCGGTATCGCTGTTGCGCTGGAGAATCAGCCGGCATTGGTGATCGATCCTGGCATGGTCTTCCGGCTGACGACGGTGGTGACGCTCGTGACCGGCACGATGTTCCTGATGTGGCTCGGTGAGCAAATCACGGAACGCGGTCTGGGTAACGGCATTTCGATCATTATTTTCGGCGGTATCGCAGCGGGTTTCCCGAATGCGATCGGTGGTCTCTTCGAACTGGTTCGTACCGGCTCGATGAGCATCATCTCGGCGATCATCGTGGTCGCGCTGATTGCAGCTGTGACGTATCTGGTAGTGTTCATTGAACGCGGCCAGCGCAAGATCCTTGTGAACTACGCGAAGCGGCAAGTTGGCAACAAGATTTACGGTGGACAGTCGTCGCATCTGCCGTTGAAGCTGAACATGTCGGGCGTGATTCCGCCGATCTTCGCATCGTCGATCATCCTGTTCCCGGCAACCATCCTGAACTGGTTCAGTTCAGGGTCGCGGACCGGTTGGTTCGCGGACACGCTGCACAACGTGGCTGAAGCGCTCAAGCCCGGTCAACCGGTGTACGTGTTGCTGTACGCGTTGGCGATCGTGTTCTTCTGCTTCTTCTACACCGCGCTGGTGTTCAACAGCAGGGAGACGGCCGACAACCTGAAGAAGAGTGGTGCATTCGTCCCGGGTATTCGTCCGGGTGACCAGACGGCACGCTATATCGACCGCATCCTGACGCGTCTGACGCTAGCCGGTGCGATCTACATCGTGTTCGTTTGCTTGCTGCCCGAGTTTCTGGTGCTGCGCTGGAATGTGCCGTTTTATTTTGGTGGAACGTCGCTGCTGATCATTGTCGTCGTCACAATGGATTTCATGGCGCAGGTGCAGTCGTACGTTATGTCGCAACAGTATGAGTCGCTGCTGAAGAAGGCTAACTTCAAGGGCGGCGGCGTCCCGATGCGTTGA
- the rplO gene encoding 50S ribosomal protein L15, which translates to MELNNLKPAEGAKHAKRRVGRGIGSGLGKTAGRGHKGQKSRSGGFHKVGFEGGQMPLQRRLPKRGFTSLTKEFVGEVRLGDLEKLPVDEVDLLALKQAGLIGELMTSAKIIATGELKRKVVVKGLGATKGARAAIEAAGGSFAE; encoded by the coding sequence ATGGAATTGAATAACCTGAAGCCGGCTGAAGGCGCGAAGCACGCAAAGCGTCGCGTTGGTCGCGGCATCGGCTCCGGCCTCGGTAAGACCGCTGGCCGTGGTCACAAGGGTCAGAAATCGCGTTCGGGTGGCTTCCACAAGGTCGGCTTCGAAGGCGGTCAGATGCCGCTGCAACGCCGTCTGCCGAAGCGTGGCTTTACCTCGCTGACGAAGGAATTCGTTGGTGAAGTGCGTCTCGGCGATTTGGAGAAGCTGCCGGTCGATGAAGTCGATCTGCTGGCACTGAAGCAAGCCGGCTTGATCGGCGAGTTGATGACCAGCGCCAAGATCATTGCGACGGGCGAGTTGAAGCGCAAGGTCGTCGTGAAGGGGCTGGGTGCGACGAAGGGCGCGCGCGCTGCGATCGAAGCAGCTGGCGGTTCTTTCGCCGAGTAA
- the rpmD gene encoding 50S ribosomal protein L30, giving the protein MSEKTVKVQLVKSLIGTRESHRATVRGLGLRRLNSVSELQDTPAVRGMINKVSYLVKVID; this is encoded by the coding sequence ATGTCTGAAAAAACTGTCAAGGTTCAGCTCGTCAAGAGCCTGATTGGGACCCGCGAATCGCACCGCGCTACGGTGCGTGGTCTTGGACTGCGCCGCCTGAACTCGGTTAGCGAGTTGCAGGACACGCCGGCTGTGCGTGGCATGATCAACAAGGTCTCGTACCTCGTTAAGGTCATCGACTAA
- the rpsE gene encoding 30S ribosomal protein S5 gives MAKMQAKVQADERDDGLREKMISVNRVTKVVKGGRILGFAALTVVGDGDGRVGMGKGKAKEVPVAVQKAMEQARRNMFKVPLKNGTLQHEVHGKHGASTVLLAPAKDGTGVIAGGPMRAVFDVMGVQNVVAKSHGSTNPYNLVRATLDGLRKQSTPADIAAKRGKSVEDILG, from the coding sequence ATGGCAAAGATGCAAGCGAAAGTTCAGGCTGACGAACGCGACGACGGCCTCCGCGAAAAGATGATTTCGGTCAACCGCGTGACCAAGGTCGTGAAGGGTGGCCGGATTCTCGGCTTCGCCGCACTGACCGTGGTTGGCGATGGTGACGGCCGCGTCGGCATGGGCAAGGGCAAGGCCAAGGAAGTTCCGGTCGCTGTTCAGAAGGCAATGGAACAAGCCCGCCGCAACATGTTCAAGGTGCCGCTCAAGAACGGTACGCTGCAACACGAAGTGCATGGCAAGCACGGCGCATCGACGGTTCTCCTCGCTCCGGCGAAGGATGGTACCGGCGTGATCGCTGGCGGACCGATGCGCGCAGTGTTCGACGTGATGGGCGTGCAAAACGTTGTGGCCAAGAGCCACGGTTCGACGAACCCGTACAACCTCGTTCGTGCGACGCTGGATGGGCTGCGCAAGCAGTCGACGCCGGCTGACATCGCGGCGAAGCGTGGTAAGTCCGTCGAAGACATTCTGGGCTAA
- the rplR gene encoding 50S ribosomal protein L18, which yields MDKTQSRLRRARQTRVKIAELQVARLAVHRTNTHIYAQVFSPCGTKVLASASTLEAEVRAQLADQSGKGGNVAAATLIGKRIAEKAKAAGIESVAFDRSGFRYHGRVKALADAAREAGLKF from the coding sequence ATGGATAAGACTCAATCTCGCCTGCGCCGCGCTCGTCAGACGCGTGTCAAGATCGCTGAGCTGCAAGTCGCGCGTCTGGCCGTGCATCGCACGAACACGCACATCTATGCGCAAGTGTTCTCGCCGTGCGGCACCAAGGTGCTCGCCAGCGCGTCGACGCTCGAAGCCGAAGTGCGTGCGCAACTGGCCGACCAGTCGGGCAAGGGTGGCAATGTTGCCGCTGCGACCCTGATCGGCAAGCGCATCGCAGAAAAGGCTAAGGCTGCCGGCATTGAATCCGTCGCCTTCGACCGCTCGGGTTTCCGCTACCACGGCCGCGTGAAAGCGCTGGCTGACGCGGCGCGCGAAGCCGGGCTCAAGTTCTAA
- the rplF gene encoding 50S ribosomal protein L6, producing MSRVGKSPIALQGAEVALSDERITVKGPLGTISQNANRLVKVVNDNGTLKFEPVDESREANAMSGTMRALVANMVQGVTKGFERKLTLVGVGYRAQAQGDKLNLSLGFSHPVVHQMPEGVKAETPSQTEIVIKGINKQQVGQVAAEVRGYRPPEPYKGKGVRYANEVVILKETKKK from the coding sequence ATGTCTCGAGTAGGTAAAAGCCCGATCGCGCTGCAAGGCGCAGAAGTGGCCCTGAGCGACGAGCGCATTACCGTCAAGGGCCCGCTGGGTACGATTTCGCAGAACGCGAATCGCCTCGTGAAAGTGGTGAACGACAACGGCACGCTGAAGTTCGAGCCGGTTGACGAAAGCCGCGAAGCAAATGCGATGTCGGGCACGATGCGCGCGCTGGTCGCGAACATGGTGCAAGGCGTGACTAAGGGTTTCGAGCGCAAGCTGACGCTGGTTGGCGTTGGTTATCGTGCGCAAGCGCAAGGCGACAAGCTGAACCTGTCGCTGGGTTTCTCGCACCCGGTGGTGCACCAGATGCCGGAAGGCGTCAAGGCTGAAACCCCGTCGCAAACCGAAATCGTGATCAAGGGGATCAACAAGCAACAAGTTGGCCAGGTCGCTGCAGAAGTGCGCGGCTACCGTCCGCCGGAGCCTTATAAGGGCAAGGGCGTGCGCTATGCCAACGAGGTTGTGATCCTCAAAGAAACGAAGAAGAAGTAA
- the rpsH gene encoding 30S ribosomal protein S8, producing MSMSDPIADMLTRIRNAQMVEKVSVTMPSSKVKVAIAQVLKDEGYIDDFAVKAEGAKSELNIALKYYAGRPVIERLERVSKPGLRVYRGRNDIPQVMNGLGVAIVSTPKGVMTDRKARATGVGGEVICYVA from the coding sequence ATGAGCATGAGTGATCCTATCGCCGATATGCTGACTCGCATCCGCAACGCGCAGATGGTTGAGAAGGTTTCGGTGACGATGCCCTCGTCGAAAGTCAAGGTTGCGATCGCGCAAGTCCTGAAGGATGAAGGCTATATCGACGATTTCGCAGTGAAGGCTGAAGGCGCGAAGTCGGAATTGAACATCGCGTTGAAGTACTACGCTGGCCGTCCGGTTATCGAGCGCCTCGAACGCGTCTCGAAGCCTGGTCTACGTGTGTATCGCGGCCGCAACGATATTCCGCAGGTTATGAATGGCCTGGGCGTTGCGATCGTTTCGACGCCGAAGGGTGTGATGACCGACCGCAAGGCGCGCGCTACTGGCGTGGGCGGCGAAGTCATCTGCTACGTCGCTTAA
- the rpsN gene encoding 30S ribosomal protein S14: MAKLALIEREKKRARLAAKFAPKRAELKAIIDDQSKSEEERYSARLELQQLPRNSNPTRKRNRCAITGRPRGTFRKFGLARNKIREIAFRGEIPGLTKASW; this comes from the coding sequence GTGGCTAAACTGGCACTGATCGAACGTGAAAAGAAGCGTGCGCGCCTGGCTGCCAAGTTCGCACCTAAGCGTGCTGAGCTGAAGGCAATCATCGACGACCAAAGCAAGTCGGAAGAAGAGCGTTATTCGGCTCGCCTTGAGCTGCAACAACTGCCGCGCAATTCGAACCCGACTCGCAAGCGCAATCGTTGCGCAATCACCGGTCGTCCGCGTGGCACGTTCCGTAAATTCGGGCTGGCGCGTAACAAGATTCGTGAAATCGCGTTCCGCGGCGAGATCCCTGGCCTGACCAAGGCGAGCTGGTAA
- the rplE gene encoding 50S ribosomal protein L5 — protein MARLQEFYKEKVVPGLIEKFGYKSVMEVPRITKITLNMGLGEAVADKKIIENAVGDLTKIAGQKPVITKARKAIAGFKIRQGYPIGAMVTLRGQAMYEFLDRFVTVALPRVRDFRGVSGRAFDGRGNYNIGVKEQIIFPEIDYDKIDALRGLNISITTTAKTDDEAKALLASFKFPFRN, from the coding sequence ATGGCACGTTTGCAAGAATTTTATAAAGAGAAGGTTGTTCCCGGCCTGATCGAGAAGTTCGGTTACAAGTCCGTGATGGAAGTGCCGCGCATCACCAAGATCACCCTGAATATGGGTCTTGGCGAAGCCGTCGCTGACAAGAAGATCATCGAGAACGCCGTTGGCGATCTGACGAAGATCGCGGGCCAGAAGCCGGTCATCACGAAGGCACGCAAGGCAATCGCAGGCTTCAAGATCCGTCAGGGTTACCCGATCGGCGCGATGGTCACGCTGCGTGGCCAGGCAATGTACGAATTCCTCGATCGTTTCGTGACGGTTGCGCTCCCGCGTGTGCGTGACTTCCGTGGCGTGTCGGGCCGTGCATTCGACGGTCGTGGCAACTACAACATCGGTGTGAAAGAGCAGATCATTTTCCCCGAAATCGACTACGACAAAATCGACGCGCTGCGTGGGCTGAACATCAGCATCACGACGACTGCGAAGACTGACGATGAAGCAAAGGCACTGCTCGCCAGCTTCAAGTTCCCGTTCAGAAACTGA
- the rplX gene encoding 50S ribosomal protein L24: MNKIRKGDEVVVVTGKDKGKRGVVLVVADDRVTVEGLNIAKKHVKPNPMKGTTGGVEAKAMPLHISNVALVDANGKPSRVGIKVEGDKKVRFLKSTGAVLSA, from the coding sequence ATGAACAAGATTCGCAAAGGTGACGAAGTCGTCGTAGTTACCGGTAAAGACAAGGGCAAGCGCGGTGTAGTGCTGGTCGTTGCCGATGACCGTGTGACCGTCGAGGGCCTCAATATCGCCAAGAAGCATGTGAAGCCGAACCCGATGAAGGGTACGACGGGCGGCGTGGAAGCGAAGGCAATGCCATTGCATATTTCGAACGTCGCGCTGGTCGACGCGAATGGCAAGCCGTCGCGTGTCGGCATCAAGGTCGAGGGAGACAAGAAGGTTCGTTTCCTGAAGTCGACCGGTGCTGTGCTGAGCGCCTGA
- the rplN gene encoding 50S ribosomal protein L14 has protein sequence MIQTETRLEVADNTGAREVMCIKVLGGSKRRYANIGDIIKVTVKEATPRGRVKKGEIYNAVVVRTAKGVRRQDGSLIKFDGNAAVLLNTKLEPIGTRIFGPVTRELRSERFMKIVSLAPEVL, from the coding sequence ATGATCCAGACCGAAACTCGGCTCGAAGTGGCCGACAACACGGGTGCGCGTGAAGTCATGTGCATCAAGGTGCTCGGCGGCTCGAAGCGTCGTTATGCCAACATTGGCGACATCATCAAGGTGACCGTCAAAGAAGCAACGCCGCGCGGGCGCGTGAAGAAAGGCGAAATCTACAACGCCGTGGTGGTTCGCACCGCCAAGGGCGTGCGTCGTCAAGACGGCTCGCTGATCAAGTTCGACGGCAACGCAGCCGTGCTTTTGAATACCAAGCTCGAGCCTATCGGCACCCGTATCTTTGGGCCGGTTACGCGTGAGCTGCGCAGCGAACGTTTCATGAAGATCGTTTCGCTCGCGCCGGAAGTGCTGTAA
- the rpsQ gene encoding 30S ribosomal protein S17 codes for MNDSVKTSLKRTLVGKVVSNKMDKTVTVLVEHRVKHPIYGKYVVRSKKYHAHDEANTYNEGDLVEIQETRPVSKTKAWAVSRLIEAARII; via the coding sequence ATGAACGATAGCGTAAAAACCTCGCTCAAGCGGACGCTGGTCGGCAAGGTCGTCAGCAACAAGATGGACAAGACGGTTACCGTGCTGGTCGAGCACCGCGTGAAGCACCCGATCTACGGCAAGTACGTCGTACGTTCGAAGAAGTATCACGCTCATGACGAAGCGAACACGTACAACGAGGGCGATCTCGTTGAAATCCAGGAAACTCGTCCGGTGTCGAAGACGAAGGCTTGGGCTGTATCGCGTCTGATTGAAGCTGCTCGAATCATCTAA
- the rpmC gene encoding 50S ribosomal protein L29 — MKASELHQKDQAALNKELSDLLKAQFGLRMQLATQQLTNTSQLKKVRRDIARVRTVLTEKANQK, encoded by the coding sequence ATGAAGGCATCCGAACTTCACCAGAAAGATCAGGCCGCGCTCAACAAGGAGCTGTCGGACCTGTTGAAGGCGCAATTCGGCCTGCGCATGCAACTCGCGACCCAGCAGCTCACGAACACGAGCCAGCTGAAGAAGGTTCGTCGCGACATCGCACGTGTGCGGACCGTCCTGACTGAGAAGGCGAACCAGAAATGA
- the rplP gene encoding 50S ribosomal protein L16, translating into MLQPKRRKYRKEQKGRNTGVATRGNAVSFGEYGLKAIGRGRLTARQIEAARRAMTRHIKRGGRIWIRIFPDKPISQKPAEVRMGNGKGNPEYYVAEIQPGKMLYEMDGVTEELAREAFRLAAAKLPLKTTFMVRQLGA; encoded by the coding sequence ATGCTGCAACCGAAACGCAGGAAGTATCGCAAAGAGCAGAAGGGTCGTAACACTGGCGTCGCAACGCGTGGTAACGCGGTGTCGTTCGGTGAGTACGGTCTGAAGGCTATCGGTCGCGGCCGCCTGACCGCGCGTCAGATTGAAGCAGCGCGTCGTGCAATGACGCGTCACATCAAGCGCGGCGGCCGCATCTGGATCCGCATTTTCCCGGACAAGCCGATCTCGCAAAAGCCGGCGGAAGTGCGTATGGGTAACGGTAAGGGTAACCCTGAGTACTACGTCGCCGAGATTCAGCCGGGCAAGATGCTGTACGAAATGGATGGTGTGACCGAAGAACTGGCACGTGAAGCGTTCCGTCTGGCTGCAGCGAAGCTGCCGCTGAAGACGACGTTCATGGTTCGCCAGCTCGGCGCCTAA
- the rpsC gene encoding 30S ribosomal protein S3, whose product MGQKIHPTGFRLAVSRNWASRWYANNNNFAAMLQEDIGVREYLKKKLKNASVGRVVIERPAKNARITIFSSRPGVVIGKKGEDIELLKSELQKRMGVPVHVNIEEIRKPETDAQLIADSITQQLERRIMFRRAMKRAMQNAMRLGAQGIKIMSAGRLNGIEIARTEWYREGRVPLHTLRADIDYATSEAKTTYGIIGVKVWVYKGDTLGRNDAPVVEEVAEEKRPRRNARPGDRRPRRDGEGAPAGARRGAPRRGGAGDGKTGE is encoded by the coding sequence ATGGGACAGAAAATTCATCCGACTGGCTTCCGTTTGGCCGTCAGCCGCAATTGGGCGTCGCGTTGGTACGCGAACAACAACAATTTCGCGGCGATGTTGCAGGAAGACATCGGTGTTCGTGAATACCTGAAGAAGAAGCTGAAGAACGCGTCCGTCGGCCGCGTTGTGATCGAGCGTCCTGCAAAGAACGCGCGTATCACGATTTTCAGCTCGCGTCCGGGTGTCGTGATCGGCAAGAAGGGTGAAGACATTGAACTGCTGAAGTCCGAGCTGCAAAAGCGTATGGGCGTTCCGGTTCACGTCAACATCGAAGAAATCCGCAAGCCGGAAACGGATGCGCAACTGATCGCCGATTCGATCACGCAACAGCTCGAACGCCGGATCATGTTCCGCCGTGCGATGAAGCGTGCGATGCAAAACGCGATGCGTCTGGGTGCTCAAGGCATCAAGATCATGAGCGCGGGCCGTCTGAACGGTATCGAAATCGCTCGTACGGAGTGGTATCGCGAAGGTCGCGTGCCCCTGCACACGCTGCGTGCGGACATCGACTACGCAACCTCGGAAGCGAAGACGACGTACGGCATCATCGGCGTGAAGGTTTGGGTCTACAAGGGCGACACGCTCGGCCGCAACGACGCTCCGGTGGTTGAAGAAGTCGCCGAAGAAAAGCGTCCGCGCCGCAACGCACGTCCGGGCGATCGCCGCCCGCGTCGCGATGGTGAAGGTGCACCGGCAGGTGCTCGCCGTGGTGCTCCGCGCCGTGGCGGTGCCGGCGACGGTAAGACTGGAGAATAA